One segment of Variovorax sp. PAMC28562 DNA contains the following:
- a CDS encoding acetolactate synthase 3 catalytic subunit → MEILKAELASASAASSGMGNQSQELMGAEVLIKSLQAEGVKYIWGYPGGAVLYIYDALYKQDTMQHVLVRHEQAAVHAADGYARATGEVGVALVTSGPGLTNAVTGIATAYMDSIPMVIISGQVPTAAIGLDAFQECDTVGITRPIVKHNFLVKDPKDLAMTIKKAFHIARTGRPGPVVVDVPKDVSFKKVPYTGHPDKVEMRSYNPVRKGHGGQIRKALQLLLTAKRPYIYTGGGVLLSNATNELRTLVDMLGYPVTNTLMGLGAYPASDRKFLGMLGMHGTIEANNAMQNCDVLLAVGARFDDRVIGNPKHFAQNERKIIHIDIDPSSISKRVKVDIPIVGDVKDVLTELITMIKESSTKPDAGALSDWWKTIEIWRGKDCLKYDHGNGDVIKPQYVVETLWNMTKDADCYITSDVGQHQMWAAQYYRFDEPRRWINSGGLGTMGVGIPYAMGIKLAKPQAEVFTITGEGSVQMCIQELSTCLQYNTPIKICSLNNRYLGMVRQWQEIEYSGRYSHSYMDALPDFVKLAEAYGHVGMLIERPQDVEPALREARKLKDRTVFMDFRTDPTENVFPMVKAGSGITEMLLGSEDL, encoded by the coding sequence ATGGAAATCTTGAAAGCGGAACTCGCTTCCGCATCAGCCGCATCCTCCGGGATGGGCAATCAATCCCAAGAGCTCATGGGCGCAGAAGTGCTCATCAAGTCGCTGCAGGCCGAAGGTGTCAAGTACATCTGGGGCTACCCCGGCGGTGCGGTGCTGTACATCTACGACGCGCTCTACAAGCAAGACACCATGCAGCACGTGCTCGTGCGCCACGAGCAGGCGGCGGTGCACGCAGCGGATGGCTATGCGCGCGCGACGGGTGAAGTCGGCGTGGCGTTGGTTACTTCGGGCCCGGGGCTGACAAATGCGGTCACGGGCATTGCAACGGCGTACATGGACTCGATCCCGATGGTGATCATCTCGGGTCAGGTGCCGACCGCAGCCATTGGGCTCGACGCATTCCAGGAATGCGACACCGTCGGCATTACGCGGCCCATCGTCAAGCACAACTTTCTCGTCAAGGATCCGAAGGATCTTGCGATGACGATCAAGAAGGCATTCCACATCGCGCGCACCGGCCGGCCCGGGCCGGTGGTGGTCGACGTGCCGAAAGACGTCTCTTTCAAAAAGGTGCCCTACACCGGCCATCCCGACAAGGTCGAGATGCGCTCGTACAACCCTGTGCGCAAAGGCCACGGTGGACAAATCCGCAAGGCTCTGCAATTGCTGTTGACGGCGAAACGCCCTTACATCTACACGGGAGGCGGAGTGCTGTTGAGCAACGCCACCAACGAGTTGCGCACGCTGGTCGACATGCTCGGCTATCCGGTCACCAACACGCTGATGGGCCTGGGCGCGTATCCGGCAAGCGACCGCAAGTTCCTCGGCATGCTGGGCATGCACGGCACGATCGAAGCCAACAACGCGATGCAGAACTGCGACGTGCTGCTGGCCGTCGGCGCACGCTTCGACGACCGCGTGATCGGTAACCCGAAACACTTCGCGCAGAACGAACGCAAGATCATTCACATCGACATCGACCCGTCGAGCATTTCGAAGCGCGTGAAGGTCGACATCCCGATCGTCGGCGATGTGAAGGACGTGCTCACCGAGCTGATCACGATGATCAAGGAATCGTCTACCAAACCGGACGCAGGCGCTTTGTCGGATTGGTGGAAGACGATCGAGATCTGGCGGGGCAAGGATTGCTTGAAGTACGACCACGGCAACGGTGACGTGATCAAGCCGCAGTACGTGGTCGAGACGCTCTGGAACATGACGAAAGACGCGGATTGCTACATCACGTCCGACGTCGGTCAGCACCAGATGTGGGCCGCGCAGTACTATCGCTTCGATGAGCCGCGGCGCTGGATCAATTCCGGTGGTTTGGGCACCATGGGCGTCGGAATTCCGTATGCGATGGGCATCAAGCTCGCCAAGCCGCAGGCCGAAGTGTTCACCATCACCGGCGAAGGCTCGGTCCAGATGTGCATCCAGGAGTTGTCGACGTGCCTGCAGTACAACACGCCGATCAAGATCTGTTCGCTTAACAACCGCTATCTCGGCATGGTGCGCCAGTGGCAAGAGATCGAGTATTCGGGTCGCTACAGCCACAGCTACATGGATGCGTTGCCCGACTTCGTGAAGCTGGCCGAGGCCTATGGGCATGTCGGGATGCTGATCGAACGGCCGCAAGACGTGGAGCCCGCGCTGCGCGAAGCACGTAAGCTCAAGGACCGTACCGTGTTCATGGACTTCCGCACCGACCCCACCGAAAACGTGTTTCCGATGGTCAAGGCCGGCTCGGGCATCACTGAAATGCTGTTGGGTTCCGAAGATCTTTGA